A window of Oculatellaceae cyanobacterium genomic DNA:
TCGATTACTATTGATTAAATCTTTTAAAGCTTGAATTCTGTTTTCTTGCGATTCAGACATCATTATTGATTTTGCTCAATTACTCTTCTATTTTATTATTCCTTACTCAGTTTGTTTCACAAATCATTTAGACTCGCTATATAAGCACAAAAATGACAATCTCGGTTGTATCGCTAGCTAGCCTATAAAGCTACTTTTTTCTCGTTTGTTAGGAAAATAAGTAAACGTAGCTGTTGCGGTCAAGTGGTTGACCTAAACAGCGATAGCGTATTGACTTGCACCAACTGTACAACTATGCTTACAATAATAACTAACCAGACAGTTATTATTGTAAGCATAGTTGTATGAATATTAGCTGGATACCTCCCCAACGGCGAAAAGGCTGGCGTGGCTATTGGGATAGCTTTGTCGGTCCGGGTGCTACCTCAACAGAAGAATGGCTGCAACTGTTGGGTGGTCTTGCACTCACCGCTGTGGCACTCCTCGTCTTCTTCCTAGAGTTTCCAGGCGAACCAACGCTCACGCAGATCGCGATCTTGACTGTGTTAACTCTTGATCTAAGTGGTGGAATCATCACTAATGCCACCTCGACGGCGAAACGCTGGTATCATCGTGAAGGTCAGGGAAGGCGGCACCACATCGTTTTTGTTCTAATTCATGGTATTCACCTTGCTTTGGTTATATGGCTGTTTCCAGGCTTGGCGTGGTGGCTCTTCCTCCTGTTCTATGGCTACCTCGTCGCCGCCACGCTCCTCGTTCTGCACACGCCTCTCTATTTACAGCGCCCAATGGCCTTCATCTGCTACGCGGGTGTCATTCTGTTCAATGGGTTGTTCGTTCCCACCGCTGGTCTTGAATGGGTGATTCCGTTCCTGTTCCTCAAATTGTTGATCGCTCACCTGCTCAAAGAAGCGCCCTTCCGTCCAGTAGAGGAGCGCCTGTTATGACTGCCGATGTGCTTCCCCTGAGCACTGCCCACCTCCTGGCTGTTACCTCGTTGTTGAGCGAGGCATTTATGAGCGACGCGGGTATGCGTGCGCTCTGCTACGATACGACGGAGGCTCACTATCGGCAATGCCTGAGTGCTTGGTTTCTTTCAACATTGCGCTTGCAGTTGGCAACGTGCCAACCAGCCTGGATTATCATCGTTGATGATATGATTGTTGGTGTTGCACTGCTGAGGAGCCGACGTACACGATTTGCGTTTTATCCCTGGCTGAGGTGGGTATTGGCAGTAGGCAGGCACTGCGGTTGGGGTACTGTCTGGCGTACCGCGTGCCATGAACGACAACGCGCGGTCTATCGACCTGCAAAGAGTCATGCGGTACTAGAGTTTATCGCTGTGCATAGAGCCTATCAAGGGAAGGGGTATGCGGCACTGTTGCTTGATCTTGTGCAGCAGTGGAGCAAGACTCAAGCTTTCTTAGGAGGTGTCTGGTTAGAAACAACCAGGTTACGGAATATAGCCTTCTTTGAACACTTCGGGTACATAGTGACGGGGCAAATGCCGTTTGAGCAAGGCACGGCGTTCTTTCTGTTTCGGGCTTGTGATTGAGCGAGGAGTATAACAATGCCGCGACCAGATATGCGTGCAGAACGCATACCGCAAATTATCCAGGCCGCCATGGTGGTCTTTGCACGCAACGGCTTTGCTCAGACACGCATGGAAGACATTGGCCACGAAGCTGGCTTGTCAAAAGCCACCCTGTATCTCTACTTCG
This region includes:
- a CDS encoding GNAT family N-acetyltransferase produces the protein MAVGRHCGWGTVWRTACHERQRAVYRPAKSHAVLEFIAVHRAYQGKGYAALLLDLVQQWSKTQAFLGGVWLETTRLRNIAFFEHFGYIVTGQMPFEQGTAFFLFRACD